Proteins co-encoded in one Babylonia areolata isolate BAREFJ2019XMU chromosome 5, ASM4173473v1, whole genome shotgun sequence genomic window:
- the LOC143282344 gene encoding U3 small nucleolar ribonucleoprotein MPP10-like, whose translation MGDLAEQLLAKTAKEYAMILCLNGNQNDAASTLRQQASASLLKGVKEFHDSIHSFDGQGQSEFISELITQGLHEEQVWQQQEVQMGSVKRFLHEQFTVTSLEQLPLQLITQHSGATDFNGQSAKMETAGDDDDDDDDSDDADEDIEGGVESEDSDPELSEIKKRLGDKDGFGELGGSDDDLFDGAEDEWGEEDDENDFDFDLPSEKQEEPKASKPKKRKTEVDDKFFKLADMEEFLDREDRKEERRNRRPEENESDGSDEDEDEDDDDQQLDMFSAWSDEETGKDAVYSDFFDPPADGDAMEQTVASESEEEQSGSEEDAESDEDQTHSTKKKVHFSDNTKAAKEEGSNKQSLSTFEKRTEKLRRQIQALEEESLAEKPWQLMGEVASKDRPENSMLQEHVDFKQAPASAAEMTEERSKSIEDIILQRVKDKAFDDNVRQVRPVEEAFELNTQRTLDQEKSKLSLQEVYEQEYLKLQAPEEEEKTNPVHEEIKKMMNHLFPRLDALASWHYMPLQAVAEVKVKNNVPSVRMEESTPLTMSTATGLAPQEVQAKPRGELKGKGERTKEDKHRERKQKKAAKRQRQREKEQQKKAVEKANPGLGNKYSKERALKELEKASAGNVEVIKEKKGKKSMSSKAFFSQLQDEVTSQTVTNTKKSLKRKSSDKLLL comes from the exons ATGGGAGATCTTGCTGAACAACTTTTGGCTAAAACGGCCAAGGAATATGCAATGATTCTGTGCCTGAACGGTAACCAGAACGACGCCGCAAGTACATTGAG GCAGCAGGCGTCAGCCTCCCTGTTGAAGGGGGTTAAGGAGTTCCATGACAGCATCCACAGCTTTGATGGTCAGGGGCAGTCAGAGTTCATTTCTGAGCTGATCACACAGGGCCTGCATGAGGAGCAGGTGTGGCAGCAGCAGGAAGTTCAGATGGGGTCAGTGAAACGATTTCTGCATGAACAGTTCACAGTCACCAGTCTGGAACAGCTGCCACTGCAGCTGATCACCCAGCACTCCGGCGCCACGGACTTCAATGGCCAGTCTGCAAAGATGGAAacagctggtgatgatgatgatgatgacgatgattctgATGACGCTGATGAAGACattgagggaggggtagagagtgaAGATTCAGACCCAGAGCTATCTGAGATCAAAAAAAGACTTGGGGATAAAGATGGTTTTGGTGAGCTTGGCGGCTCAGACGATGACTTGTTTGATGGAGCAGAGGATGAGTGGGGGGAAGAGGATGATGAGAATGACTTTGACTTTGACCTGCCCTCTGAGAAGCAGGAAGAACCAAAAGCATCAAagccaaagaagagaaaaactgAAGTGGATGACAAGTTTTTCAAACTGGCAGATATGGAGGAGTTTTTAGATCGGGAGGATCGGAAAGAGGAACGAAGGAACAGGCGCCCTGAAGAGAATGAGAGTGACGGCTctgatgaggatgaggacgagGACGATGACGATCAGCAGCTTGACATGTTTTCAGCTTGGTCAGACGAGGAAACAGGAAAG GATGCTGTCTACTCTGACTTCTTTGACCCGCCGGCTGATGGGGACGCCATGGAGCAGACGGTGGCCTCGGAATCTG AAGAGGAGCAGTCTGGAAGCGAAGAGGACGCGGAGTCAGACGAAGACCAAACCCACAGCACCAAAAAGAAGGTGCACTTCAGCGACAACACAAAAGCTGCCAA ggaggaAGGGAGTAACAAGCAGTCCCTGTCAACATTTGAGAAACGGACTGAGAAG ctgagGCGTCAGATCCAGGCTTTGGAGGAAGAGAGCCTGGCGGAGAAGCCGTGGCAGCTGATGGGGGAGGTGGCGTCCAAGGACCGGCCAGAAAACAGCATGCTTCAGGAGCATGTGGACTTCAAACAGGCGCCAGCATCGG cgGCGGAGATGACTGAGGAGCGGTCCAAGAGCATCGAGGACATCATCCTGCAGCGGGTGAAGGACAAGGCCTTTGACGACAACGTGCGGCAGGTGCGCCCAGTGGAGGAGGCCTTTGAGCTCAACACCCAGAGGACTCTGGACCAGGAGAAGTCCAAGCTGTCCCTGCAGGAGGTGTATGAGCAGGAGTACCTGAAGCTGCAGGCG ccagaagaggaggagaagaccaACCCTGTCCACGAGGAAATCAAGAAGATGATGAATCACCTGTTTCCTCGCCTGGACGCTCTGGCCAGCTGGCACTACATGCCCCTGCAG gcggtgGCGGAAGTGAAGGTGAAGAACAACGTGCCCTCTGTCAGGATGGAGGagtccacccccctcaccatgaGCACCGCCACTGGGCTGGCTCCTCAGGAGGTTCAG GCCAAGCCGAGAGGGGAGCTGAAGGGAAAGGGGGAACGAACCAAGGAGGACAAGCACCGAGAGCGGAAGCAGAAGAAGGCGGCCAAGCGGCAGCGGCAGAGGGagaaggagcagcagaagaaggcgGTGGAGAAGGCGAACCCGGGCCTGGGCAACAAGTACAGCAAGGAGCGCGCCCTCAAGGAACTGGAGAAAGCCAGCGCCGGGAACGTGGAAGTTAtcaag GAGAAGAAGGGCAAAAAGTCAATGTCCTCCAAAGCTTTCTTCAGTCAGCTGCAAGACGAAGTCACGTCCCAAACCGTCACCAACACCAAGAAATCCCTGAAACGGAAGTCGTCCGACAAGCTGttgctttaa